One segment of Enterobacter ludwigii DNA contains the following:
- a CDS encoding glycosyltransferase family 2 protein, translating into MSTRLSVVMIAKNAADLLPDCLASVAWADEIVLLDSGSEDNTVDVARAAGAKVFIDTDWQGYGIQRQRAQRYATGNYVLMLDTDERITPELRQAIQAVLAAPQPGAVYSIARRNYFLGRFMRHSGWYPDRVMRLYERERYQYNDNLVHESLACDSAPVIPLTGDLLHLTCRDFASFQRKQLNYATAWAHERHLRGKKATLTGIFTHTLGAFLKTLLLRGGVLDGKQGWLLAVVNAQYTFNKYTELWALCRGYSEKT; encoded by the coding sequence ATGTCAACGCGTCTGTCGGTCGTGATGATCGCCAAAAACGCCGCCGACCTGCTTCCGGACTGCCTGGCCTCCGTCGCCTGGGCTGACGAAATTGTCCTTCTCGACTCCGGCAGCGAGGACAACACGGTGGATGTCGCCCGTGCCGCGGGTGCAAAGGTCTTTATCGATACCGACTGGCAAGGCTACGGCATCCAGCGACAGCGCGCGCAGCGCTATGCTACTGGCAATTACGTGCTGATGCTGGACACTGACGAGCGCATCACACCTGAGCTCCGCCAGGCCATTCAGGCGGTGCTGGCAGCACCTCAGCCTGGCGCGGTATACAGCATTGCACGTCGCAACTATTTTCTTGGCCGCTTTATGCGCCACAGCGGCTGGTATCCAGATCGCGTAATGCGCCTCTACGAGCGTGAGCGATATCAGTACAACGATAATCTGGTCCATGAATCCCTGGCATGCGACAGCGCCCCCGTCATTCCTCTGACGGGCGATCTGCTGCATCTGACCTGCCGGGATTTCGCCAGCTTCCAGCGCAAACAGCTTAACTATGCCACCGCATGGGCGCATGAGCGCCACCTGCGCGGCAAGAAGGCCACGCTGACCGGTATTTTCACCCACACGCTGGGGGCATTTCTGAAAACGCTGCTGCTGCGAGGCGGCGTGCTGGACGGTAAACAGGGGTGGTTACTGGCGGTGGTGAATGCCCAGT
- the waaA gene encoding lipid IV(A) 3-deoxy-D-manno-octulosonic acid transferase, with translation MELLYTALLYIIQPLVWLRLLLRSRKAPAYRKRWAERYGYCRNKVVPDGILLHSVSVGETLAAIPLVRALRHRYPSLPITVTTMTPTGSERALSAFGKDVQHVYLPYDLPCAMNRFLNTVRPKLVIVMETELWPNMISALHARKIPLVIANARLSERSAKGYGKLGKFMRRLLSRITLIAAQNEEDAARFLALGLKRNQLAVTGSLKFDISVTPELAARAITLRRQWAPRRQVWIATSTHDGEEAIILQTHRKLLEKFPDLLLILVPRHPERFKDAREMVQKGGFSFTLRSSGEIPSGSTQVVIGDTMGELMLLYGIADLAFVGGSLVERGGHNPLEPAAHAIPVLMGPHTFNFKDICAKLQQADGLITVTDADSVVKEVSTLLTDEDYRLWYGRHAVEVLHQNQGALTRLLQLLQPYLPQRSH, from the coding sequence TTGGAATTGTTGTATACCGCCCTGCTCTACATCATCCAGCCACTGGTGTGGCTGCGACTGTTGCTTCGTAGCCGTAAAGCGCCTGCGTATCGTAAACGCTGGGCTGAACGCTATGGTTACTGCCGCAATAAAGTCGTGCCGGACGGTATTTTGCTGCATTCCGTTTCTGTGGGCGAAACGCTGGCGGCGATCCCGCTGGTTCGCGCCCTTCGTCACCGCTATCCGTCACTGCCGATCACGGTCACGACCATGACGCCGACGGGGTCTGAACGCGCATTATCGGCGTTCGGTAAAGACGTTCAACACGTCTATTTGCCTTACGACCTGCCTTGCGCCATGAACCGCTTCCTGAATACCGTTCGCCCGAAACTGGTGATCGTCATGGAAACCGAGCTGTGGCCAAATATGATTTCCGCCCTGCATGCCCGTAAAATTCCGCTGGTGATTGCCAACGCGCGCCTTTCAGAGCGCTCGGCGAAAGGTTACGGCAAGTTAGGTAAATTTATGCGCCGCCTGCTCAGCCGAATTACGCTGATTGCCGCGCAGAATGAAGAAGACGCGGCGCGCTTTCTCGCTCTGGGCCTGAAACGCAACCAGCTTGCGGTGACGGGTAGCCTGAAGTTCGATATCTCCGTCACGCCTGAACTCGCCGCCCGTGCGATTACGCTACGTCGCCAGTGGGCACCGCGTCGCCAGGTGTGGATTGCAACCAGCACTCATGACGGCGAAGAAGCCATTATCCTGCAGACCCATCGTAAGCTGCTGGAAAAATTCCCCGATTTGCTGCTGATTCTGGTCCCCCGTCACCCCGAACGTTTTAAAGATGCGCGTGAGATGGTGCAGAAAGGCGGCTTCAGCTTTACCCTGCGCAGCAGCGGTGAGATCCCCTCCGGCAGCACTCAGGTGGTGATTGGCGATACAATGGGCGAGCTGATGCTGCTTTACGGCATTGCCGATCTGGCTTTTGTTGGCGGCAGCCTTGTGGAGCGCGGCGGCCATAATCCGCTTGAGCCGGCCGCACACGCCATTCCGGTGCTGATGGGCCCACACACGTTTAACTTCAAAGATATCTGCGCTAAATTGCAGCAAGCCGACGGGTTAATTACCGTGACCGACGCGGACTCGGTGGTCAAAGAGGTCTCAACCCTTCTGACCGACGAAGACTACCGCCTCTGGTATGGTCGCCATGCTGTCGAAGTGCTGCATCAGAACCAGGGCGCACTCACTCGTCTGCTGCAACTTCTGCAACCTTATCTGCCTCAGCGGAGCCACTAA
- a CDS encoding glycosyltransferase produces the protein MQNSAPLLSVVVAVYNGEAFLDQFFTCLANQQIDSMEVIIVNDGSTDSSMQIVETWREKLPQMQVIEQENQGVSIARNTGLAVATGQYLSFPDIDDVFKPGMYQRLLDMAVTQNLDVATCNGNYVWENNKKPSRPIFPEDKLASTGVMTGAAWLKKALDSRKFLHVTWLNIYRHDFIRQNGFRFEPGLRHQDIPWTTEVLLAADRVQYTSERFYDYYIHSASVSHMPDNDDTLIRSARHYMKILQMLDAINQRYPEKVKDIPACHWQIAKEGLGIIHTFDNMKDVQKKSMIIKEFFDTGIWRLIWKSAKSPRLRWRLGRRYFRLKRYLA, from the coding sequence ATGCAAAATTCAGCGCCATTATTAAGCGTGGTGGTTGCCGTTTATAACGGCGAAGCTTTCCTGGATCAGTTCTTTACCTGCCTTGCGAATCAACAGATCGACAGTATGGAAGTCATCATCGTCAATGATGGCTCCACGGACAGTTCGATGCAGATAGTCGAAACCTGGCGTGAAAAACTGCCGCAAATGCAGGTTATCGAACAGGAAAATCAGGGTGTATCCATTGCGCGCAATACCGGTCTGGCCGTCGCTACCGGCCAATATCTCTCTTTCCCGGATATTGATGATGTCTTTAAGCCCGGCATGTATCAGCGCTTGCTTGATATGGCCGTCACGCAGAATCTGGATGTCGCCACCTGCAACGGAAACTACGTCTGGGAAAACAATAAGAAGCCTTCACGGCCGATTTTCCCGGAAGACAAGCTGGCCTCGACAGGTGTCATGACCGGTGCGGCCTGGTTAAAAAAAGCGCTCGACTCACGCAAGTTTCTGCATGTGACCTGGCTGAATATCTATCGCCACGACTTTATTCGTCAGAACGGTTTTCGTTTTGAGCCCGGCCTGCGTCATCAGGATATCCCGTGGACTACCGAAGTCTTGCTCGCAGCTGACCGCGTGCAATACACCAGTGAACGTTTTTACGACTATTACATTCACTCCGCATCGGTTTCTCATATGCCGGACAATGATGACACGCTGATTCGCTCGGCGCGCCATTACATGAAAATTCTGCAGATGCTGGATGCCATCAACCAGCGTTACCCGGAAAAAGTGAAAGATATCCCCGCCTGCCACTGGCAAATCGCCAAAGAGGGGCTTGGGATCATTCATACCTTCGACAATATGAAGGATGTACAGAAGAAGTCGATGATAATAAAAGAGTTCTTCGACACGGGTATCTGGAGGCTTATCTGGAAAAGTGCCAAAAGCCCCCGTTTGCGCTGGCGCCTGGGCCGACGCTACTTCCGTTTAAAACGGTATCTGGCATAA
- a CDS encoding glycosyltransferase, protein MRILMIIDGLPGGGAEKTVLTLSSGLIEMGHQVSLFSLRKVCDYAIPAGIDYQVIQDTSKKPWRKLTEIPRRAQLLDNAIEQAERSGKFDVIFSHLHKTDRIVAHSRALDRDKVWFCVHGMFSFSYLRHRHGLSRWFKHYKIRHTYENRNVVAVSAAVLKDLSETLSIDLRRKAVIHNPFDIPEIQRLADAPFEMQGQDYIIHVGRFHEHKRHDRLLRAYAQSKIDASLVMMGNGSDTKIQQLKQLAKELGIEDEVIFRPFESNPYPWIKGARLLVLSSDCEGFGNVLVESIICQTPPVSTNCPGGPAEILTGTLARGLSEMNDESLAKTLADLYTSPPVVDSATIASFGINAICQQYVALVDNQ, encoded by the coding sequence ATGCGCATCCTAATGATTATTGATGGTTTGCCCGGTGGAGGAGCCGAAAAAACGGTTCTCACCCTCTCCAGCGGATTGATAGAAATGGGGCATCAGGTCTCCCTTTTCTCCCTGCGAAAGGTGTGCGACTACGCCATCCCGGCAGGCATTGATTATCAGGTCATTCAGGATACGAGTAAAAAGCCCTGGAGAAAGCTCACCGAGATCCCGCGCCGGGCGCAACTGCTGGACAATGCCATTGAGCAGGCTGAGCGCAGCGGGAAGTTCGACGTCATATTCTCGCACCTGCATAAAACCGATCGTATTGTGGCGCACAGTCGTGCGCTGGATCGCGATAAGGTCTGGTTCTGCGTGCATGGCATGTTCTCATTCTCCTACCTGCGTCATCGCCACGGCCTTTCACGCTGGTTTAAGCATTACAAAATTCGTCATACCTACGAAAACCGAAACGTTGTCGCCGTCTCCGCCGCCGTGCTGAAAGATCTCTCAGAGACGCTGTCCATCGACCTTCGTCGCAAAGCGGTTATCCATAATCCCTTTGATATTCCTGAAATCCAGCGTCTGGCGGATGCGCCTTTTGAGATGCAGGGGCAGGATTACATTATTCACGTGGGTCGTTTTCATGAACATAAACGCCACGACCGCCTTCTGCGTGCCTATGCGCAGAGCAAAATAGACGCATCGCTGGTGATGATGGGCAACGGTTCTGACACCAAAATTCAACAGCTTAAACAGTTAGCGAAAGAACTCGGGATCGAAGACGAGGTTATTTTCCGCCCCTTCGAGTCCAACCCTTATCCGTGGATTAAAGGCGCACGGCTTTTAGTGTTAAGTTCTGACTGTGAAGGTTTTGGTAACGTACTGGTAGAATCCATCATCTGCCAGACGCCACCTGTCAGTACGAACTGTCCTGGCGGGCCCGCTGAAATCCTCACGGGTACGCTGGCGCGCGGGCTGTCGGAGATGAATGACGAATCACTGGCGAAAACACTGGCCGATCTCTATACCTCCCCGCCTGTCGTTGATAGCGCAACGATCGCGTCGTTCGGGATAAATGCCATTTGCCAGCAATATGTTGCGTTGGTAGACAATCAATAA
- a CDS encoding glycosyltransferase family 4 protein, protein MKHHRLAIVRQKYRPDGGAERFVSRALTALSNQNLELNVITREWQGEKQDDWHIHICDPRKWGRISRERGFAHAARALWEQQQFDIVQSHERIPGCDIYRAGDGVHRRWLLQRARILPAWRAQLLMHDRYHRYVMHVEREMYQAPELKAVICNAEMIKREIIEDFDIDAKKIHVIYNSIDSSRFVPATEGQRAALRRQLGLPVDAVVLCFVGSGFERKGLASAIRAIAGTPAWLIVVGQDKAESRYRALARSLGCEGQIRFLGMQKETLPFYQVSDGLLLPTLYDPFPNVILEAMACGLPVITSVSCGGAEFIEQGQNGFYCDALDISRLKEAVMTLPSLDKNNDMGRAARERVKEATPEKLSSQLISLYQKLLD, encoded by the coding sequence ATGAAACACCATCGTTTAGCGATTGTTCGCCAAAAATACCGTCCTGATGGCGGGGCGGAACGCTTCGTTTCCCGCGCACTTACCGCACTGAGCAACCAAAACCTGGAGCTCAACGTCATCACGCGTGAGTGGCAGGGGGAGAAGCAGGACGACTGGCATATCCATATTTGCGACCCGCGTAAATGGGGCCGAATCAGTCGCGAACGCGGGTTTGCACATGCCGCGCGTGCGCTGTGGGAACAGCAGCAGTTTGACATTGTGCAGAGCCACGAGCGTATTCCTGGCTGCGATATTTACCGCGCAGGGGATGGCGTGCACCGGCGTTGGCTGCTGCAGCGTGCGCGCATTCTGCCTGCCTGGCGTGCACAACTTCTGATGCACGATCGCTACCATCGCTACGTCATGCACGTCGAACGTGAAATGTATCAGGCTCCTGAATTGAAAGCCGTTATCTGCAACGCGGAGATGATCAAACGCGAAATCATCGAAGACTTTGATATTGACGCAAAAAAGATACATGTGATTTATAATTCAATTGATTCCAGCCGCTTCGTTCCGGCAACCGAAGGACAGCGCGCTGCACTGCGTCGGCAGCTCGGATTGCCTGTCGATGCCGTGGTGTTGTGTTTCGTCGGGTCAGGTTTTGAACGTAAGGGACTGGCCAGCGCTATCCGCGCTATCGCGGGCACACCCGCGTGGCTGATTGTGGTTGGACAGGATAAAGCAGAAAGTCGTTACCGTGCCCTCGCCCGTTCATTGGGCTGTGAGGGGCAAATTCGCTTCCTGGGGATGCAAAAAGAGACACTGCCATTTTACCAGGTATCCGATGGATTACTGCTGCCAACGCTGTATGATCCTTTTCCAAACGTCATTCTTGAAGCGATGGCCTGCGGTTTGCCCGTCATTACTTCAGTGAGTTGCGGTGGTGCAGAGTTTATTGAGCAAGGTCAGAATGGCTTTTACTGTGATGCACTTGATATCAGCAGATTGAAGGAGGCAGTCATGACCCTTCCATCTTTGGATAAGAATAACGATATGGGGCGGGCAGCGCGTGAGCGCGTAAAAGAAGCGACCCCAGAAAAATTATCAAGTCAGCTTATTTCGCTTTATCAAAAATTACTGGATTAA
- the rfaQ gene encoding putative lipopolysaccharide heptosyltransferase III encodes MMMINLLDTPDLRILLIKLRHHGDMLLTTPVINSLRQKWPTAQIDVLLYEETRDMLAAHPAIGTIYGIDRKWKQLGTLKHLQKEWQLLCALRAQRYHLVINLADQWRSAIVTRFTGAPVRLGFAFNKRKNAFWRFCHTDLVSVANHPSLHTVEQNLSILSPLPVPAQPDVTMAYRAEDWDRARQLLTQQGVADNYVVIQPTSRWFFKCWDEGKMAQTITALQQDGHTVVLTAGPDKKELAMIDRILAAAPKTGVVSLAGQLTLRQLASLIDHARLFIGVDSVPMHMAAALQTPCIALFGPSKRVFWSPWQVNGEVIWAGDFGPLPDPDAIDTKTTERYLDAIPVDVVVSAARRYL; translated from the coding sequence ATGATGATGATTAACCTACTCGACACGCCTGATTTACGTATTTTACTTATCAAACTTCGACATCATGGCGACATGTTACTCACAACTCCGGTCATTAATTCGTTACGTCAAAAATGGCCCACGGCGCAAATCGATGTTCTTCTTTATGAAGAGACACGCGATATGCTCGCCGCGCATCCGGCGATCGGCACCATCTACGGTATAGATCGTAAATGGAAGCAGCTCGGCACCCTGAAACATTTGCAAAAAGAGTGGCAGTTACTCTGTGCCTTAAGAGCGCAGCGTTATCATCTGGTGATTAACCTTGCCGATCAGTGGCGTAGCGCCATTGTCACCCGTTTCACCGGCGCGCCAGTACGCCTCGGGTTCGCGTTTAACAAGCGAAAAAACGCGTTCTGGCGTTTTTGTCATACCGATTTGGTTTCCGTCGCCAATCACCCGTCGCTCCATACCGTTGAGCAAAATCTTTCTATTCTTTCACCGTTGCCCGTCCCGGCTCAGCCAGACGTCACTATGGCCTACCGCGCAGAGGACTGGGATCGTGCGCGCCAGCTACTGACGCAACAGGGTGTGGCTGATAACTACGTGGTGATCCAGCCAACGTCACGCTGGTTCTTTAAGTGCTGGGACGAAGGCAAGATGGCGCAAACCATCACGGCACTCCAGCAGGATGGCCACACAGTGGTTCTCACCGCAGGCCCGGATAAAAAAGAGCTGGCGATGATAGACCGCATTCTCGCCGCGGCGCCAAAAACGGGCGTAGTCTCACTGGCCGGTCAACTCACGTTGCGCCAGCTGGCATCACTTATCGATCATGCACGCCTCTTTATTGGCGTCGATTCCGTTCCGATGCACATGGCCGCCGCGCTTCAGACGCCGTGCATTGCTCTCTTCGGCCCGTCAAAACGGGTGTTCTGGTCGCCATGGCAGGTCAACGGTGAAGTCATCTGGGCTGGCGATTTTGGCCCACTTCCCGACCCGGACGCCATTGATACCAAAACAACTGAACGCTATCTCGACGCCATTCCCGTTGATGTCGTGGTCTCCGCCGCCAGGAGATACCTGTAA